TAAACTATAACTAACACTATTCTCCATCCACCTGGGCTAATCACCTACAAAAGTAGGAAACCTAATAGGTATAATATAGTTGATCCCTGGTGATCAGATAAGGGTAtaaacttggagaattttggagaAAGGAGCTGTTGGGGGAGGGAGACCTGATAATTTAGGAAAATGTCAAGTCTTTAGGAATGTAACAAAATAAAGCAGAGCTGCGAAGGAGAAATAAGATCTGCCCTCTGCTTCTCAAACAAGAGAAAGTGCTGCAGTTTCTCAGTCAAATGGATTAATAAATCTAAAGacagcatttttatatttatgcacGATCAGCctaggggcctcccaggtggcgctagaggtaaagaattcacctttcatttcaggaaactcaagagatgtggtttcgatctctggattgggaagatcccctggagaaggaaatggcaaccctctccagcaagaatttgcctgaaaaattccatggacagaggaacctggcaggcaacagcccatggggttgcaaagagtcggacacgactgagcaactgagcacacacgagaTCATCCTTGGAATACTTGTTGGATTTTAAAATGTGCCATGAAATTGGTAAAGTCTtgggggaaagaaagaggaaggagggagacagaTAGGAAGGGAATCATGACTTTATAAGACTATCTCAAAAATCAAGCTTGGATTCTGAAAATGTGTCAGCTCAGTTCGATCTTCAGCAATTGTACTGAAACCCCTTCTCACAACAAATGTCATCTACCACACAAATAAACATCCTTGCATATTTCTATAGGGGTGCACACTACTTTGGGGATTCTCCTTACCTAGAGTCACCATCTCGTATAGCAGGATCCCAAAAGACCAGCTGTAAAAGAAACAAAGCtgtttacttcatttttatttctgccttTCATAAAGATAGATCACTTAAATACCAGAGACCTTCAGTAAGAAACCCATGACAATGGCAGTGAATGGGAATCAAGGGTGATTGGTACTATAAGCCATTGGTACAATAAGCCATTATTATATAATGGCATAATAGTTAtgcaattagaaaatatttctgtcCAGTCCCCTTAGAATCTAATTTGCTTGAGAGCTTGATTTATGTCTCCTTTCTACACATTAATAGATATTTActattatttgttaaatattacATATGAATAGATATTACACATTCATAGGTATTTACACATTAATAGATATTTACTCTTATTTGTTAAATGCTATGAGTGCTTATGCAAATGCAAACATATTcactcaaatatataaaaatccccCTGTgtatctttttcatcttttccattcCTTCCTGCTGAAATTCCAGCTTTTATTCTTAGTTCAAGGCCAAGCAGGGTTTATCATTTATCTACTATTTCCTCAGTAGATCTAATTGCCCAAACCTAGGTAAAACATTAACAGAAGCAAGTTTTATACATAAATGGGGTAGGTAGTTGCCTAAACAATGTGATTTGAGAGACATATGTTTCATTATTCTACAGCATCATTGTGAAATGAGCAGTATCTCCCAAGGAAGTTTATTACTTCCAGACCTCTATTGAAAAGCAGATATCAGTGAAAcagcaatgaaatgaaaaatcagtGTCTTAATTGATTCACCACATTAACTGATGTTCTAAATTTCCCCTGAAGCTCCTAACAGTCATGGCTGGTAAGATATTTTGTATTACACCTACCTGCTCCTCCAAGCAGATGAGTCATATGGTTACCAAAAGTCAATTGTAATTCTTTACAATCCTGTTTATGCCAATCATACATGTAACTATAACTACATAATTAAATACTATGTAGGTTGATTAAATATACATGCCAAAAGCCTTATTTTCCTGAAAACTAGGTTGAATGCTTTGAAAGCATTCTCTAAAATCAAGCCACTAAAAAGAGAGTGTTGTCAAACTGTGTGAGTGAGACAACTGTAGAAAACtggggggaaattaacaataaatgTCTGCAGTCAAACTGCATCACAATTGTTTTATATAAGAAATACAACATGTAACTTCATTTAGCATAGCACGTGTATCCTCTTGGCCTTCCTCTGAAAGACTGATAAATAAATATCCATTTATATGTTTTAAGTTACATGTatacatgggcttctctagtgcagtgataaagaacctgcctgacaatgcaggagatgtaagagatagcatttgatccctgagtcaggaggaccccttggaggaggaataagctacccaactccagtattcttgcctggaaaatttcatggacagaggagcctgtcaggctacagtccatggggtcacagtcaggtatgactgaagtgatttagcacagcacatacatatatgtatgtgtatacatatatttctttttattttaatagctcCTAGTTTAAACTTTTGATTCAGTGGACCTGCCTTAAAACTCTACCAAATCAAATCCTCAGATACTGGTGTGAATAatctattcatttttcattttttctctcctaATTAAGGCTTCTAATCTAACACAGAGGGAATACTTCAGGAGGCACTAAAAAGGATTGCAGACAGCTGCCAAATATGAGCTCTGCCACATAACACACATTTTTGCTTGAGAgtctgtctgacttcaaagcAGAGACTTCATGTGTAGACTTAATTGACAATAGACCCAGTCATGTTCACAGGCAGAAGGCACTGAAGTCAAGAAAGGAGGAACTCCACGGGGCAGGAACAAACCGTACACGTCTCCTTTGATGCCAGCTGGTTTCAGCAGAAGCCGTTCCGGGGCAAGCCACTTGAGAGGTACGACATGAGTGGAGGAGATGGCCCCTCGGGAGAGAACTTCATAAGCCAGGCCCAGCCCACAGAGCTTAGCAGTGAGGTCACACTGGATTAGAATATTCCTGGCTGCCACATCGCCATGGAACAGACGCTTCTCCTGGAGAAATTCCTGTCAACGTGAGGTCAAAATGGATCAGCTCTCTGAGGTCATGGCTTGGGTCCCAGGTAGAGTGAAGCAGATCCTCAAAAAGACATTTTCTACCCTGAACAAGCTGCATCAATAATgacatatccattctcccccaaactccctcccatccaggctgccacataacactgagcagagttccctgggctctacagtaggcccttgctggttatccattttaaatacagcaatatgtatttatatggctgagtccctttgttgccCACCTGAACCTATCACAGCATTGCTCATCAGTTATGCtgcaatacaaaatgaaaagtttaattaaaaaaaaaaaaaaaagaatgtcacgTCCATACAGGTACTAAGTGGCAGTGACCAGAACCAAATATTCTAATTCATAAGGAGCACAATACTTATAATGAATCAGACATGTTTGCACTGTGTTTAAGATCAACAAACTGATACcagaaattcattcttttaaaaaaaatcaaaactttattattttttttatgagCTGTTTTAGGGTGAAAACAAAGTTGAGTGGAAAACCCAGAGCACTCATGCCTCCTGCCCCTCAGTTTCCTCTATTATTAACAACTTGTACCACTGTGATACATTTGTTACggctatgtgctcagttgtgactctgcaaccccatggactatagcccaccaggctcctctctccatgggatttcccaggcaagaatactggagtggtttgccatttcatcctccaggagatcttcctgatacagggatcaaacccaagtctcttcttgcaacttctgcattggtaggcagattctttatgactgtaccatttgggaagccctatatgcttagtcgctcagttgggtccgactctttttgatcccatggactgtagccctccaggctcctctgtccatgggattctccaggcaaggatactggagtgggttgccaggccctcctccagggaatcttcccaactcaggaactgaaccagagtctcctgcattgcaggcagattgcttaccagctgagctaccagggaaaccttaCACAGGTACACTGTTTTCAACTGGAGTTCAGAGCTTACAAAAGGGTGCACTTTTTGTGTTGTACATTCTCTGGGTCTGACATTGATCCATACATTTCTGATACATTGATCTACCCTTTTCATTTTTGAAGACAAATTTATTAGTAAATATACTAACTttgctttaaacaaacaaaccaagagTAGCAAACTGAGCAAATAAGCCAAATAATATTCATACTGggtttggaaaataaaatctcataTTCTGACTCTGGCCCTGGCCTGatttcacatttttctgaaatggtgggctggaggaagcacaagctggaatcaagattgtcaggagaaatatcaattacctcagatatgcagatgacaccacccttatggcagaaagtgaagaggaactaaaaagcctcttgacgaaagtgaaagacgagagtcaaaaagttggcttaaagctcaacattcagaaaactaagatcatggcatctggtcccatcatttcatggcaaatagatggggaaacaatagaacaatggctgactttatttttctgggctccaaaataactgcagatggtgattgcagccatgaaattaaaagacgcttactccttggaaggaaagctatgaccaacgtagacagcatactaaaaagcagagacattactctgccaacaaaggtccatctagtcaaggctatggtttttccagtgttcgtgtatggatgtgagaaatggactataaagaaagctgagcaccgaagaattgatgcttttgaactgtggtgttggagaagacccttaagggtcctttggactgcaaggagatccaaccagtccatcctaaaggacatcagtcctgggtgttcattggaaggactgatgttgaagctgaaactccaatactttggccacctgatgggaagagctgactcatttgaaaagaccctgatgctgggaaagattgaaggcaaaaggagaagagggcagcagaggatgagatggttagatagcatcaccaactcaatggacatgaatctgagcaaactctgggagatagtgaaggagggggaagcctggcatgttgcaggccatggggtcacaaagagtcagatacaacttagtgactgcacAACAATAATAATATGTGGCAAAACTGTCATGATAGTaaatttatatacaattttacATCAGTTCATTTTGTCCCTAAAGTAACTAGATGAGATAAGTTAGGGAAGTAGCTTTCCGATAAATCTAAATGATTACACAAGGCCACATTAAGTGACCAAAGCCAGGTATTCTAATTCATAGTAAGTACTACAAATTCTACTAATACTTTTTAGTCCAGAAGtaaaaacccactccaatattcttgactgaaaaatcccatgaacaggggatcctgaagggctacagtccacaaaggggtcacaaagtcggacacaactgagctactgagcatgcacacaaatcAGAACTACCTGAAAGCTTTATAAACTCACAAGGTTTTAACTCCGGGTTTACTTAACCAAAATctagggagaggagcctggtaatcCATATTTTTAAGAAGTATCAAAATTATTCCAGCACAGCCAAGAAGGTGTTTGAGAACCACCACAACTGGATGACATtgacaagacatgtgggatcctagttccctggtcagggatcaaactcgtgtcccttgtattagaagtgcagagtcaaccaccagaccactagggaagtccctatttaggttagtttaaaataaagaaatgatctCATTTTCACCCCTTTCTTATTCCTCCTCTTCCacttgttctttgttctttttcaagtatCTGCAATTCTTGTCACATTCAGCATTACAGCAAGTCTCCTACCTAACACATTCTGAGCTAGTATTTCTTGTTCTTCAGGTATAAATTATAAACATCCTCCTGGCTCTGTAGACTTTCAcccatttgttttctcttcccaAATCTTCTACTAGCTTATcttatcttttcctcttttacatCTGGTAACAGAGAAGTatgagaagggggcagcaaagaATGAGGtgactagatagcatcaccgactcaatagacatgaatttgagcaaactctgggagatagtggaagacagaggagcctggccggccacAGTCCATACAGCTGCAAacaatcggacacgactgagtgaacaacatgTGGACATATAGCTCTTGGCCCTGGTGCTTTTACCTTTAAGACTGAGAAAACTTTTAAAAcccttcttgggacttccctggtggtccagtagttaagattctgtgcttcccagggcatgggtttgatccctggtcagggaactaagatcccacatacctcatggtgtggtcaaaaaaaaattattttttaatgaacaataaaagaaataaaacccttCCTGTTTCTTCTAGAAACCCTAAATTGGCCACTTTCTACCTAGAATTACCAATCCTGAATTATATTATCTAAATAATTTCATAAAGAGAAAATTGAAAACTATTTATCGATGCTTGAGTTTCTGCCCCCTAACTTCCATccaatttcatttataatatataCCCCATTTGAGAACATAATATGAGAAACATGACATTAAATACCAGGTTAACAAAAAAGATCACTGCCATCTGTTGTCACTTCTCCAAGCCTTACCAAAGCCAAAAGGACCTGCTTCCCAATGTGATATATTTGTTTCTCTGTGAGGTCATAGGGAAGACCATCCATGGTCATCACATcctaaagagataaagaaaaaggcATTGCATCAAAATGACATGAACAGATCTAAAGGAAAAAATAGGGAAAGAAATATTCTTAAATGCAGTTACTGAAGAGAGGGCAAAGACACAAAAATATAAGGACTTGGGAAttcccttggcagtccagtggttaggaacccACACTTTTACTgcaaagggcctgggtttgatcccttgtcggGGAAGTTAGATCCCACTAACcacgtggcacagccaaaaataaataaataaaaatttaaaaactaaaaaatgtacAAAAGCTAAAAGATTCAAGGAGAGATGGTATGAGAGATTCCCAGGTATGCAGAGAAGTGCCATGATTTACTGGAccaggaaaataataaagaatgtaGGTGAATAGCAGGATGAAGGAAGAACAGAATTTGTCAGGCTAATTGGTATGTGCACAGCTAATCAACCAGGTCAAGCCTTTCTTCCTAACACCTCTGCCCCACCGCTCACCCGGCGACAGGTCCAGAGAAAGCTGAGCAGGTCTCCCTGGGCCACATCCTCCAATACCATGTAGAGCGGCAGCCTGTCTGTGCAGCAGCCTTCCAGATGTACCAGGTTCTTGTGCTTCCCCAAGTACTGATAGAATTGGATTCGCCCTAAGAAATCCTGCACCTCTTGGAGCCCAGTTGGTTCTGTGGGGGACAGAAGAACCATGCGGAATGAGCAGTGTCACCAATAAAGTGGGGAGTATGAGGCAGGAAGCAACCTCAGATGATAGATTTCAAGATCCCAAAGGGGAATGAGCATAGACCAAAAGTAAACAGAAAGCGGATCAATTAGATGATCTTCGATGTCACTGTTCTTTTATCAAAGGTAACATAGAACCACAATTCTTCAGAACTAGTTAGACTTTCCTCTGCCTAATAGAAAACTGTTctgtttacattaaaatattatcacacatactgttttcttgttgtttagtcactaagttatatctgactcttttgggacctcatggactgtagcccaccaggctcctctgtctatgggattctgcaggcaagaatactggagtgggttgccatttccttctccaggggatttttctgaacctgtttctcctgcattgcagacagattctttattgctgagctacGTGGAAGCCCCTGGCTATAACatagatattaatattttgttgaaggaATAGAAAACTAACGGTTGATATGTATATAGGTTCAAATTTCATGATTCTCATTTGATGCCTAAAGAATGACTTTCCGCCAGAGCTCTATAGATTTGAAGAAGAAGGAATCCAGGATGGTGTTCAGGTTACAAATATGTGTGACTATTACACAGATTAAGCTGAGGTGACAATCTCCCAAACCTCAATGTTCTAAACCAAGAAAAGATCTGTATTCCATTGCTTTCTTAAAGcactttgcttctgttttgtttgcttgttttcttttgtttgctggaGAAACTGTTTATTGTCCCTTCTGCTTTTAATTACATTCAATAAAAATagcaatgataaaaaaaatagtatcacacattaaaatattatcactTCTAGACCTTTTGATTATGATTCTTGCTAATCCtatctttgttctgttttatgtATCCATCATTAGTGGTCCACATCATGAGTATCAgtccaaaagaaaatgaagtatctggaaaagaaatcaaatagtcaagaaaaatgaagaaacagcctCAAAATACTCATCCAAGAAATATCCAATAGGCAAAAAGTTAGTTTTAACATCCTTAATAGGCAAGGTTGAGCTAGGGAAAGAACCAAAGAAGAACTTTTCTGTTCTTGAATTTTTACTTTCTATTCCCTTCTTATTGTGGGCCAACTGTGGTCACAACTATCTCCTGATTAACATCCCAATGTCTGAAAATCCTGTTAGCATTCTCCATTGAGGGTTCACAGTAAAACtgttaaaagaggaaaataagtcCAATACCCCTCCTTTTACCTTTTAAACTCTTGAGGACCACACTCTTGGGCTTTGCAGGGTTCCCAGTGTGCATCGTGGTGCGATAGATGGCCCCATAGCTACCACTGTGGATTTGCTCCAGAACTTCAGAGAGTTGCTCCCGGGGCACCTGCAGCTTAGCCAGGGCATGTGCAGAAGTTCGCAGAAGGCTTTCCACCGAGGTCTCCTCAAGTGGTACAAACACAGTTTCCCCAGGTCTTGCTGCTTCCTGGCTTAGGTTCCCAGATAGAGGTACATGGGCAACACCTAAAGAAAAGAGGTGACACCAACCAGCTTTTTCCTGGTCCCAGGGACTCCAGGAAATCAGAACCACAAACAAACCACCAAGAAGTCCCTTCAGCAATTTTATCTCTTGGGTCAAGGTGAGGTAGCTTCAGGTGCTTCTCTATGAACCAGCATCAAGACAAACCTTGTAGAATATATGTCATAATCCCATTACTTCTAAGGCAACTCAAGATGGACCTCTGAAAATTGGTAAAGACATTTCTGTTCAGTCTTTCTCAGAATTCCAGTTCAGTATGAGTAGAGTCTAGAGACAATTCAAAAAGCTACTGAATAGGTCTTCAAACCACGGACACCTAAAGGTGGTGGTAACTGCCAGGGGAACTATCATTTGAGTCAATAAAGTGActttcaagggtgaaacagaggTATGGATAAGTACTCAACTCTAAGCTAACGTTATTCTTCTTCCCTCAAGTTGTCCCCAAAATCAAATTATTCCACATTTCCCAGAGTCTCAATCAAGAAGGTCTtagatttccctggcagtc
This genomic stretch from Cervus elaphus chromosome 22, mCerEla1.1, whole genome shotgun sequence harbors:
- the STYK1 gene encoding tyrosine-protein kinase STYK1 isoform X1 codes for the protein MGNERGVMRMLLECSLSDKLCIIQEQQYEIIIIPTFLVGTFLILLGVILWLFIRGQRAQQQSPGPRGVAHVPLSGNLSQEAARPGETVFVPLEETSVESLLRTSAHALAKLQVPREQLSEVLEQIHSGSYGAIYRTTMHTGNPAKPKSVVLKSLKEPTGLQEVQDFLGRIQFYQYLGKHKNLVHLEGCCTDRLPLYMVLEDVAQGDLLSFLWTCRRDVMTMDGLPYDLTEKQIYHIGKQVLLALEFLQEKRLFHGDVAARNILIQCDLTAKLCGLGLAYEVLSRGAISSTHVVPLKWLAPERLLLKPAGIKGDVWSFGILLYEMVTLGAPPYPEVPPTNILQHLQRGQIMERPSSCTHTMYGLMKSCWRWSEDSRPSLRKLRACLETAAQSADDKAVLQVPELVVPELYAAVAGISVESVSYCTSIF
- the STYK1 gene encoding tyrosine-protein kinase STYK1 isoform X2, which codes for MGNERGVMRMLLECSLSDKLCIIQEQQYEIIIIPTFLVGTFLILLGVILWLFIRGQRAQQQSPGPRGVAHVPLSGNLSQEAARPGETVFVPLEETSVESLLRTSAHALAKLQVPREQLSEVLEQIHSGSYGAIYRTTMHTGNPAKPKSVVLKSLKEPTGLQEVQDFLGRIQFYQYLGKHKNLVHLEGCCTDRLPLYMVLEDVAQGDLLSFLWTCRRDVMTMDGLPYDLTEKQIYHIGKQVLLALEFLQEKRLFHGDVAARNILIQCDLTAKLCGLGLAYEVLSRGAISSTHVVPLKWLAPERLLLKPAGIKGDVWSFGILLYEMVTLGAPPYPEVPPTNILQHLQRGQIMERPSSCTHTISYW